In Onthophagus taurus isolate NC chromosome 6, IU_Otau_3.0, whole genome shotgun sequence, a genomic segment contains:
- the LOC111416254 gene encoding triokinase/FMN cyclase-like, translating to MAMAGDVLLRNQHFINNVPTVPIESLLGLVSCNPQLALFDFANVVVRKDYEEMDEVKLIAGGASGHEPCYAGFVGKGMLTAAIQGDIYIAPSSLNILRTILELSTERCLGVLAIIANNCGDRLNFGLAIERAQSMGIKARLLVVTDDCSMMPKPREKRGLTGVFIVQKIAGELAKLGKTVEEIYDFCDDFQKNIFSISVSIKQCKNIELGSCYTCEYSLPKISLEIAAGLHGETGNIQMPLTSAENICKIIFNEMTNENNEHKLMIDATTPVIVLVNNLGSASKLEVNIFTKEILSYLRTLNVPVIRVIIGKFITSIDMHGFIITIIQLKDPTTILPMLDEKVDCAAWVQPLILDNTPDINMLESKNKPSNNFELRGPRLGKRQANTFLLVIQFACDALISCEKQINIIDSEFGDGDAGTRIKQAAVAINGQLPSPNLNCPFVFLLKIGSIFETATGGTTGCLYAIMFEAAGKQFMDVDENLLVDGKMWLQALKRAISALIMYTHSKEGDMTLIDPLCTCARVMEESLNSNMSDVEAFGMAVASAEETAQRTKIEPRSYPDPGAHAVGIWLRAVYEGVKLRCE from the exons atgGCAATGGCTGGTGATGTTTTATTACGAAACCAACACTTTATCAATAATGTTCCAACGGTACCCATTGAAAGTCTGCTAGGTTTGGTTTCTTGTAACCCCCAATTGGCTTTATTCGATTTTGCAAATGTGGTTGTTCGTAAAGATTACGAAGAAATGGATGAAGTAAAATTAATTGCTGGAGGAGCCTCGGGTCACGAACCCTGTTACGCTGGATTTGTTGGTAAAGGAATGCTAACGGCAGCCATACAAGGTGATATATACATAGCACCATCCAGCTTAAACATACTTCGTACAATACTTGAATTATCCACCGAACGATGTTTAGGCGTTTTAGCTATAATTGCTAATAACTGTGGAGATCGATTAAATTTTGGATTAGCCATTGAAAGAGCGCAAAGTATGGGTATAAAAGCACGATTATTAGTTGTTACTGATGATTGTAGTATGATGCCTAAACCTAGAGAAAAACGGGGCCTTACCGGAGTTTTTATTGTACAAAAAATCGCTGGGGAATTAGCAAAATTAGGAAAAACTGTAGAAGAAATCTATGATTTTTgcgatgattttcaaaaaaatatattttctatttctgTTTCTATAAAACAGTGCAAAAATATTGAACTAGGTAGTTGTTACACATGCGAATATAGTTTACCAAAAATCAGTTTAGAAATTGCTGCTGGTTTACACGGCGAAACGGGAAATATTCAAATGCCACTAACATCAgcagaaaatatttgtaaaatcatCTTCAATGAAATGACAAATGAAAACAATGAGCACAAATTAATGATTGACGCGACAACCCCTGTAATTGTATTAGTAAATAATTTAGGGTCAGCTTCAAAACTAGaagtaaacatttttacaaaagaaattttaagttaCTTAAGAACGTTAAACGTCCCAGTCATTCGAGTTATCATAGGAAAATTCATAACTTCAATTGATATGCATGGatttattataacaataatacaattaaaagATCCCACCACCATCCTTCCTATGTTGGACGAAAAAGTAGATTGCGCTGCTTGGGTCCAACCGTTAATCTTAGACAACACCCCAGATATCAACATGTTAGAAAGCAAAAATAAACCTTCAAATAATTTCGAACTCCGTGGTCCACGTTTAGGAAAAAGACAAGCAAATACGTTTCTTTTAGTAATTCAATTTGCTTGTGACGCATTAATTTCTTGCGAGAAACAAATCAATATTATCGATTCGGAATTTGGGGATGGAGACGCAGGTACAAGAATAAAACAAGCCGCTGTGGCTATTAACGGTCAATTGCCGTcaccaaatttaaattgtcCGTTTGTGTTTTTACTCAAGATTGgttcaatttttgaaacagCAACCGGGGGAACTACGGGTTGTTTATATGCTATTATGTTTGAAGCTGCAGGGAAACAATTTATGGACGTTGATGAAAATCTATTGGTTGATGGTAAAATGTGGTTACAGGCATTGAAAAGAGCTATATCCGCTTTAATTAT gTATACACACAGTAAAGAAGGTGATATGACACTAATAGACCCATTATGTACTTGTGCTCGAGTAATGGAAGAAAGTCTAAATTCCAATATGAGTGATGTGGAAGCTTTTGGTATGGCCGTAGCCTCTGCGGAAGAAACCGCTCAAAGAACTAAAATTGAACCTCGAAGTTATCCAGATCCGGGGGCTCACGCCGTTGGTATTTGGCTCAGAGCTGTTTATGAAGGTGTTAAATTACGTTGCGagtaa